A single region of the Lotus japonicus ecotype B-129 chromosome 4, LjGifu_v1.2 genome encodes:
- the LOC130710843 gene encoding glucan endo-1,3-beta-glucosidase 5 — MRCWDRGDSEKELSQGRKRKRKEKDHMGTQHFTTCFLLALCILSQGFAKGALGFACNWGTRLTHPLPAEVTVKLLKDNGFNKVKLFEADPMALKALGNSGIQVMVGIPNDLLQSLASSVDAAIAWVSQNVSSYISKVGVDIRYVAVGNEAFLKTYNGRFVQSTFPAIKNIQAALIKAGLGRQVKVTTPLNADVYQSDSGLPSGGNFRPDIQDQMISIIKFLSQSNSPLTFNIYPFLSLDADPNFPKEFAFFDGSAAPVVDGPISYTNVFDANFDTLISALEKNGFGSMPVIIGEVGWPTDGSANANIKSAQRFNQGLIDRIVKKQGTPKRPTPPEIYVFSLVDEDAKSIEPGPFERHWGIFNFDGSIKYPLNLGGGKSLVAAKGVRYLTKQWCVMSTQANPSDLADSMSKACTYADCTSLAPGASCSGLDTKGNASYAFNMYYQTMDQRKDSCQFNGLSVITNIDPSPPQGTCKFRIMIDVGKHESKPTSLAAPKSEINSMVMLVSSFMFTVMLFLFI; from the exons ATGAGGTGTTGGGACAGAGGGGACTCAGAAAAAGAGTTAAGCCAAGgcaggaaaaggaaaagaaaagaaaaagaccaTATGGGCACCCAACATTTTACTACGTGCTTTTTGTTAGCACTTTGCATACTAAGCCAAGGTTTTGCAAAAGGTGCTCTTGGCTTTGCTTGTAACTGGGGAACGCGTTTGACGCATCCTCTTCCAGCTGAAGTAACTGTGAAACTCTTGAAGGACAATGGATTCAACAAAGTGAAGCTCTTTGAAGCGGATCCAATGGCACTGAAGGCTCTTGGGAATTCTGGCATTCAGGTCATGGTTGGTATTCCTAATGATCTCTTGCAATCCCTTGCTAGCAGTGTTGATGCTGCAATTGCATGGGTTAGCCAAAATGTATCTTCTTACATATCCAAAGTTGGGGTTGATATAAG GTATGTTGCTGTGGGCAATGAAGCTTTTCTCAAAACATACAATGGTCGATTTGTGCAATCCACTTTTCCAGCcatcaaaaacattcaagcAGCTCTCATAAAAGCTGGATTAGGAAGGCAAGTGAAGGTGACAACTCCTTTAAATGCTGATGTCTACCAGAGTGATAGTGGTCTTCCATCAGGAGGAAACTTCAGGCCAGACATTCAAGACCAAATGATCTCCATAATCAAGTTTCTCAGCCAAAGCAATTCCCCTCTCACTTTCAACATCTACCCTTTCCTCAGCCTTGATGCAGATCCCAATTTCCCAAAGGAATTTGCCTTCTTTGATGGTTCTGCAGCCCCTGTAGTTGATGGCCCCATATCTTACACCAATGTCTTTGATGCCAACTTTGACACTCTTATTTCAGCTCTTGAAAAAAATGGTTTTGGCTCAATGCCTGTGATAATTGGTGAGGTTGGTTGGCCTACTGATGGATCAGCCAATGCCAACATCAAGAGTGCTCAGAGATTCAATCAAGGCTTAATTGACAGAATAGTGAAAAAACAAGGAACTCCAAAGAGACCCACCCCACCAGAAATCTATGTTTTTTCACTTGTTGATGAGGATGCCAAGAGCATTGAACCAGGCCCTTTTGAGAGACACTGGGGAATTTTCAATTTTGATGGATCAATCAAATACCCTTTGAATCTTGGTGGAGGAAAATCACTAGTTGCTGCAAAGGGGGTGAGGTATTTGACAAAGCAATGGTGTGTCATGTCAACTCAAGCAAATCCTTCAGATTTGGCAGATAGTATGAGCAAAGCATGCACTTATGCTGATTGCACCTCTCTTGCTCCTGGTGCTTCTTGCAGTGGGCTTGACACAAAAGGAAACGCTTCATATGCATTTAACATGTACTATCAAACCATGGATCAGCGCAAAGATTCATGTCAATTCAATGGTCTTTCAGTGATTACTAACATTGATCCTTCACCTCCTCAAGGTACTTGCAAATTTAGGATCATGATCGATGTGGGGAAGCATGAAAGTAAGCCCACTTCTTTGGCAGCACCAAAAAGTGAGATAAACTCAATGGTCATGCTGGTTTCAAGCTTCATGTTCACTGTCATGCTATTTCTATTTATTTAG
- the LOC130710842 gene encoding transcription factor IIIB 60 kDa subunit-like, with amino-acid sequence MVFCSHCLKNVPGDRTPDKKLCCRLCGKVLEEFYYSDDPGFTKDSSGQSRISGQCVSSIQSEFSASRQRTLDNAHAYIKAMSCSLGVDDENMFNQALAFYRIGLERNFTKGRRSELVQASCLYIAFRQNNKPYLLIDFSNYLRTNVYVLGAVFLQLCKLLSLEEHPIVQKPVDPSLFIFKYTTSLLNHRNVCVTQTALNIIASMKRDWMTTGRKPGGLCGAALYVAALANGWKKSKSEIQRIVHVCEATLTKRLVEFENTESASLTVEELNTMAKELENNPAPVKIPNGEGEGSKDLLCEHKASGKVPYFALGLCETCYKDFEKLSGGLSGGLDPPAFQRSAKLHSEESAKKSNEDLVKATNEASCESRLDKNLHASQPESINCEHDESHREDDMNAKTDDEESESLSDIDDLEVNGYLHSEQEKHFKKIIWEKMNREYLEEQAVKEAAAAAAKKAFEANFENCSEDLLAAREFAESTAASVAKSRKEMKKRRAEEAKSLGPPQSAAEATKQMLRTKRLSNKVNYDLLQSLFDEPVAPENPKKVRFEIPSDDQDNLKSKFGDKIQDDELGSVDEFEDDDMHGDYYGNADEAYDYEDDGYSFDY; translated from the coding sequence ATGGTGTTTTGTAGTCACTGTTTGAAAAACGTTCCCGGAGATCGAACCCCCGATAAAAAACTATGTTGTAGACTATGTGGGAAGGTATTGGAGGAGTTTTATTATTCTGATGATCCTGGCTTTACAAAGGATTCATCTGGGCAGAGCAGAATATCAGGCCAGTGTGTAAGTTCAATCCAAAGTGAATTCTCCGCCTCGCGGCAAAGGACTTTAGACAATGCTCATGCATATATCAAAGCTATGAGTTGCAGCCTTGGAGTGGATGATGAAAATATGTTCAACCAAGCTTTAGCTTTCTATAGAATAGGACTTGAGAGAAATTTCACCAAGGGACGTCGATCGGAACTAGTACAGGCATCTTGCTTATATATCGCGTTCCGGCAAAATAATAAGCCATACCTTCTTATTGATTTTTCGAATTATTTAAGGACTAATGTGTATGTTCTAGGTGCAGTTTTCTTGCAGCTTTGTAAATTGTTGAGTCTTGAAGAGCACCCCATTGTTCAAAAGCCTGTGGATCctagtctttttatttttaaatatacgACGAGTTTGTTGAACCATAGGAATGTTTGTGTCACTCAAACTGCACTCAATATTATTGCTAGCATGAAACGCGACTGGATGACGACGGGGAGGAAGCCGGGCGGGTTATGTGGTGCAGCATTGTACGTGGCTGCTCTTGCTAATGGTTGGAAAAAATCTAAGTCGGAGATTCAAAGAATTGTCCATGTATGTGAAGCGACGTTGACTAAGCGGTTGGTGGAATTTGAAAATACAGAATCTGCTAGCTTGACAGTTGAGGAGTTGAATACGATGGCGAAGGAGCTTGAAAACAATCCTGCTCCTGTTAAAATACCAAATGGTGAAGGTGAAGGTTCAAAGGATCTACTATGTGAACACAAGGCTAGTGGTAAAGTGCCCTATTTTGCTCTTGGGTTATGTGAAACATGTTACAAGGATTTTGAGAAACTCTCTGGTGGACTTAGTGGTGGTTTGGATCCTCCTGCATTCCAGCGTTCTGCAAAATTACATTCTGAAGAAAGCGCCAAGAAATCCAATGAAGATTTGGTGAAAGCAACAAATGAAGCATCATGTGAGAGTCGACTAGACAAAAATTTGCATGCCTCTCAGCCTGAAAGTATTAATTGTGAGCATGATGAGTCACATAGGGAAGATGATATGAATGCGAAAACTGACGATGAAGAATCAGAAAGTCTTTCAGATATTGATGATCTGGAGGTTAATGGCTACCTTCACAGTGAGCAGGAAAAGCATTTTAAGAAAATTATTTGGGAAAAGATGAACAGAGAATATCTAGAGGAACAAGCAGTCAAGGAAGCAGCTGCAGCAGCTGCTAAGAAAGCTTTTGAGGCGAATTTCGAAAACTGTTCTGAGGATTTGCTTGCAGCGAGAGAGTTTGCTGAATCTACTGCTGCATCTGTGGCAAAAtcgagaaaggaaatgaaaaagaGACGAGCCGAAGAGGCAAAAAGCTTGGGTCCTCCTCAATCTGCTGCAGAGGCCACTAAGCAAATGTTGAGAACAAAGAGGCTCAGTAACAAAGTCAACTATGATCTCTTGCAATCATTATTTGATGAACCTGTTGCTCCAGAGAATCCCAAGAAAGTACGATTTGAGATACCCTCTGATGATCAAGATAATTTGAAGTCCAAGTTTGGGGACAAGATACAAGATGATGAACTGGGATCAGTGGACGAGTTTGAGGATGACGATATGCACGGAGATTATTATGGAAATGCCGACGAGGCATATGACTATGAGGATGATGGGTACAGCTTTGATTATTAG
- the LOC130709866 gene encoding alpha-aminoadipic semialdehyde synthase: MLGNGVVGILAESVNKWERRAPLTPSHCARLLHGGTTVSRIIVQPSTKRIFHDALYEEVGCEISQDLSQCGLILGIKQPKLEMILPDRAYGFFSHTHKAQSENMPLLDKILAERASLFDYELIVGDNGKRLLAFGKFAGRAGMIDFLRGLGQRLLSLGYSTPFLSLGSSYMYPSLAAAKAAVISVGEEIATQGLPVGICPLVFVFTGSGNVCSGAQEVFKLLPHTFVDPSRLCELEKMDTNHPRHASKRVFQVYGCVVTAQDMVEPKDPSKVFDKTDYYAHPEHYNPIFHEKIAPYASVIVNCMYWEKRFPPLLSYKQTQDLMRKGCPLVGIADITCDIGGSIEFVNRTTSIDSPFFRYDPITDSYHDDMEGNGVICLAVDTLPTEFAKEASQYFGNVLSQFVISLASATDITKLPAHLRRACITHGGVLTSLYDYIPRMRNSESVEVSDNSENSLTNKSKYNISVSLSGHLFDKFLINEALDIIEAAGGSFHLVNCRVGQSVDAISYSELEVGADDRAVLDHIIDSLTNLANPTENYNSSNQDLNKISLKLGKVQENGIEKETDSKKKAAVLILGAGRVCQPAAEMLSSFGRLSSSQWYNTLLEHDVEDQIEVEVIVGSLYLKDAEQIVDGIPNVTGVQLDVMDHANLFKYISQVDVVISLLPASCHIVVANACIELKKHLVTASYVDSSMSMLDDKAKYAGVTILGEMGLDPGIDHMMAMKMINHARMQKGKIKSFTSYCGGLPSPEAADNPLGYKFSWNPIGAIRAGRNPATYKYHGETVHVAGENLYDSATRLRIPDFPAFALECLPNRDSLVYGDLYGIGSEASTIFRGTLRYEGFGEIMGSLSRIGLFNNEAHPILKNEPRPTFRKFMFELLKVASDHPDGPLMEEEDITERILKLGHCRDQISAIKTANTIIFLGLLEQTEIPASCQSAFDAVCLRMEKRLSYSNTEKDMVLLYHEVEIEYPDSQITEKHRATLLEFGKTHDGKTTSAMALTVGIPAAIGALLLLTNKIQTRGVLRPIVPEVYTPALDIIQAYGIKLIEKNEQIVSEAGV; encoded by the exons ATGCTTGGGAACGGGGTTGTTGGGATTCTAGCAGAGTCTGTGAACAAATGGGAAAGAAGGGCACCGTTGACCCCATCACACTGTGCTCGATTACTTCACGGTGGCACAACCGTGTCTAGAATTATTGTGCAGCCTTCTACTAAGAGAATTTTCCATGATGCTCTGTATGAGGAAGTTGGCTGTGAAATATCCCAAGACTTGTCACAATGTGGTCTCATCCTAGGGATCAAGCAACCAAAG CTAGAGATGATATTACCAGATAGAGCTTATGGCTTCTTCTCCCATACCCATAAAGCACAGAGCGAAAACATGCCTTTACTAGATAAG ATTCTAGCTGAGAGGGCATCGTTATTTGACTATGAGTTGATTGTTGGGGACAATGGGAAAAGGTTACTTGCATTTGGAAAATTCGCTGGTAGAGCTGGAATGATTGATTTTTTACGTGGATTAGGACAGC GGCTTTTAAGTCTTGGATATTCAACACCTTTCTTATCACTGGGATCATCTTACATGTACCCTTCCTTGGCTGCTGCTAAGGCTGCTGTCATTTCTGTTGGTGAAGAAATTGCAACCCAGGGATTGCCAGTGGGGATTTGTCCCTTGGTTTTTGTATTTACTGGTTCTGGAAATG TTTGTTCTGGTGCACAGGAGGTATTCAAGCTTCTTCCTCATACCTTTGTGGATCCATCTAGACTGTGTGAGCTAGAAAAAATG GACACAAATCATCCAAGGCATGCATCAAAAAGAGTTTTCCAGGTTTATGGTTGTGTTGTGACTGCCCAAGACATGGTTGAACCCAAAGATCCTTCGAAAGTGTTTGACAAA ACAGACTACTATGCACATCCTGAACACTACAATCCCATTTTCCATGAAAAAATAGCACCATATGCATCTGTTATAG TCAATTGCATGTATTGGGAGAAAAGGTTTCCTCCATTGTTGAGCTATAAGCAGACTCAAGATTTAATGAGAAAGGGGTGCCCGCTTGTTGGAATAGCAGACATAACATGTGATATAGGGGGTTCTATTGAGTTTGTTAACCGCACTACATCAATCGATTCACCCTTCTTCAG ATATGATCCCATAACCGATTCCTACCATGATGACATGGAGGGGAATGGTGTGATATGTTTAGCTGTTGACACCCTTCCAACAGAATTTGCAAAAGAG GCTTCCCAATATTTTGGAAACGTACTGTCCCAGTTTGTCATAAGTTTGGCTTCTGCTACAGACATTACAAAGTTGCCTGCTCACTTAAGGAGAGCTTGCATAACCCATGGAGGTGTACTAACCTCCTTATATGATTATATCCCTCGCATGCGGAACTCTGAATCAGT GGAAGTATCAGACAACTCAGAAAATTCTTTAACTAACAAGAGTAAATACAATATATCG GTATCTCTGAGTGGTCATTTGTTTGATAAGTTTCTGATAAATGAGGCGTTAGATATTATTGAAGCTGCTGGAGGCTCCTTCCACTTAGTCAACTGCCGTGTGGGTCAGAGTGTTGATGCTATATCATACTCCGAACTTGAA GTCGGTGCAGATGATAGAGCTGTTCTGGATCATATCATTGATTCTTTAACTAATCTTGCTAATCCAACTGAAAATTATAATTCTTCAAATCaagatttaaataaaatttcacTTAAGCTTGGTAAAGTCCAAGAGAACGGTATAGAGAAGGAAACTGATTCAAAAAAGAAGGCTGCAGTTTTAATTCTTGGTGCGGGTCGGGTCTGTCAGCCAGCTGCTGAGATGTTATCATCATTTGGAAGGCTTTCATCCAGCCAATGGTATAATACATTGTTGGAACATGATGTTGAAGACCAAATTGAGGTTGAAGTCATTGTGGGATCTCTGTACCTGAAGGATGCAGAGCAG ATTGTTGATGGAATTCCAAATGTTACTGGAGTTCAGCTTGATGTGATGGACCATGCCAATCTTTTTAAGTATATTTCACAG GTTGACGTTGTTATAAGTTTGCTGCCTGCAAGTTGTCACATTGTTGTCGCAAATGCCTGCATTGAG CTGAAGAAACATCTTGTCACTGCTAGCTATGTTGATAGCTCTATGTCAATGTTAGATGATAAGGCTAAATATGCCGGTGTAACAATTCTTGGTGAGATGGGCTTGGACCCAGGAATAG ATCACATGATGGCAATGAAGATGATCAACCATGCACGTATGCAGAAGGGAAAAATAAAGTCTTTCACTTCTTACTGTGGTGGACTTCCATCTCCTGAAGCTGCTGATAATCCACTAGGATATAAATTCAG TTGGAATCCTATTGGTGCCATCCGAGCTGGACGCAATCCTGCCACCTACAAATACCATGGCGAAACTGTACATGTTGCTG gggaAAATCTTTATGATTCAGCTACAAGACTAAGGATACCTGACTTTCCTGCTTTTGCTTTGGAATGTCTCCCAAATCGTGACTCTTTGGTTTATGGAGATTTATATGGAATAGGATCTGAAGCATCAACAATTTTTCGTGGAACACTCCGTTATGAAG GTTTTGGTGAGATCATGGGGTCACTTTCTAGGATTGGTTTATTTAACAATGAAGCTCATCCGATTCTAAAGAATGAGCCGAGACCAACTTTTAGAAAGTTCATGTTTGAACTTCTGAAAGTTGCCAGTGACCATCCTGATGGACCATTGATGGAAGAGGAGGACATCACGGAAAGGATATTAAAACTAGGGCATTGCAGAGATCAAATTTCAGCAATTAAGACAGCAAATACAATCAT ATTCTTGGGACTTCTGGAGCAAACAGAAATTCCTGCTTCCTGCCAAAGCGCTTTTGATGCTGTCTGTCTCCGCATGGAGAAGAGGTTATCCTACTCTAACACAGAAAAG GATATGGTGCTTTTATACCATGAAGTAGAGATAGAATACCCTGACAGCCAAATTACAGAGAAACACAGAGCTACTTTGCTTGAATTTGGGAAGACTCACGATGGAAAAACCACCAGTGCCATGGCCCTTACTGTTGGTATTCCAGCTGCTATTGGAGCTCTG CTCTTGTTGACAAACAAAATTCAGACAAGAGGTGTCTTAAGGCCTATTGTACCTGAAGTATACACTCCAG CGCTAGATATTATACAAGCTTATGGCATCAAGTTGATTGAGAAGAATGAGCAAATTGTCTCTGAAGCTGGCGTTTGA
- the LOC130709867 gene encoding uncharacterized protein LOC130709867, translating to MSRFKNSEALVVVARFALHQPNLHIPMANLMGFDPCFRLNRAFSQYPALPAADRGTYISSPFLRNLACANVFGGKRSVGLGPKGCSFVTSGGIGSKFAVRANAGPRGFATRRDEPMLAGLEQGNSVRDGDGDAAVVKVDDGSLSGSPTEPASFGDQRLLSQKLVVAVDVDEVLGNFVSALNKFIADRYSSNHSLSEYHVYEFFKIWNCSRDEADIRVHEFFKTPYFKSGIHPLPGAKTALQKLSRFCSLSVVTSRQNVIKDHTIEWIEKNYPGLFHEIHFGNHFALDGLSRPKSEICRSLNAKVLIDDNPRYATECAEAGIEVLLFDYENSYPWSKNEAVDKHPLVTKVKNWEEVEQQLMSVMARIC from the exons ATGTCTAGATTCAAGAATTCTGAAGCCCTTGTTGTTGTTGCTCGCTTCGCTCTGCATCAACCCAACCTTCACATTCCAATGGCCAATTTGATGGGCTTTGATCCTTGTTTCCGATTGAACAGGGCCTTTTCCCAGTACCCTGCTCTTCCTGCTGCTGATCGTGGAACCTACATTTCTTCGCCATTTCTCCGAAATCTGGCTTGTGCTAATGTTTTTGGGGGTAAGAGAAGTGTTGGATTGGGTCCTAAGGGTTGCAGCTTTGTTACCAGTGGTGGCATTGGTAGTAAGTTTGCTGTGAGGGCTAATGCAGGGCCTCGCGGCTTTGCTACTCGTCGTGACGAGCCAATGCTAGCTGGTTTGGAGCAAGGGAATTCTGTTAgggatggtgatggtgatgctGCTGTGGTTAAGGTGGATGATGGATCACTGAGTGGAAGCCCTACTGAGCCTGCTAGCTTCGGTGATCAGCGTTTGTTGTCGCAGAaacttgttgttgctgttgatgTTGATGAGG TATTAGGAAATTTCGTGTCGGCACTCAACAAGTTCATTGCAGATCGATAttcatcaaatcattcactTTCTGAATATCATGTGTACGAGTTCTTTAAG ATATGGAACTGCTCACGCGATGAAG CTGATATTCGTGTTCATGAGTTTTTCAAGACACCATACTTCAAATCAGGGATCCACCCTCTCCCAGGTGCTAAGACAGCACTTCAAAAGTTATCAAGATTTTGTAGCCTCTCAGTTGTAAC GTCTCGGCAGAATGTAATTAAGGACCACACAATTGAATGGATAGAGAAGAATTATCCAGGACTCTTTCATGAGATTCACTTTGGTAACCACTTTGCACTTGATGGGTTGTCAAGACCAAAGTCAGAGATTTGTAG GTCTTTAAATGCCAAGGTTCTTATTGACGATAACCCAAGGTATGCCACAGAGTGTGCTGAAGCTGGAATTGAAGTCCTACTATTTGATTATGAAAACTCATATCCTTGGAGCAAGAATGAAGCTGTTGACAAGCACCCCTTGGTGACCAAAGTTAAGAACTGGGAAGAAGTGGAACAACAATTGATGTCAGTGATGGCAAGGATTTGTTGA